The following coding sequences lie in one Cinclus cinclus chromosome 15, bCinCin1.1, whole genome shotgun sequence genomic window:
- the STK26 gene encoding serine/threonine-protein kinase 26 isoform X1, producing MAHSPVAVQVPGMQNHRADPEELFTKLERIGKGSFGEVFKGIDNRTQQVVAIKIIDLEEAEDEIEDIQQEITVLSQCDSPYVTKYYGSYLKGTKLWIIMEYLGGGSALDLLRAGPFDEFQIATMLKEILKGLDYLHSEKKIHRDIKAANVLLSEQGDVKLADFGVAGQLTDTQIKRNTFVGTPFWMAPEVIQQSAYDSKADIWSLGITAIELAKGEPPNSDMHPMRVLFLIPKNNPPTLLGDFSKPFKEFIDACLNKDPTFRPTAKELLKHKFIMKNAKKTSYLTELIDRFKRWKAEGHSSDESDSDGSDSESSNKENNSHPEWSFTTVRKKPDAKKLQNGTDQDLVKTLSCLTMIITPVFAELKQQDTNNANRKKAIEELEKSINVAEATCPGITDKMVKKLMEKFQKFSVNDSS from the exons aacCACAGAGCAGACCCAGAAGAGCTATTCACAAAATTGGAACGCATTGGGAAGGGTTCCTTTGGTGAGGTCTTCAAAGGAATTGATAATCGGACGCAGCAAGTGGTTGCCATAAAAATCATAGACCTTGAGGAAGCAGAAGATGAAATAGAAGATATACAGCAAGAGATAACTGTTTTAAGTCAGTGTGATAGTCCTTATGTAACAAAATACTATGGATCATATTTAAAG GGCACAAAACTATGGATAATAATGGAATACTTGGGTGGAGGGTCAGCTTTGGATCTT CTGCGTGCTGGCCCATTTGATGAGTTCCAGATTGCTACTATGCTAAAGGAAATCTTGAAAGGTCTTGACTACCTAcactcagagaagaaaattcacAGGGATATAAAAG CTGCCAATGTCTTGTTATCAGAACAAGGCGATGTTAAGCTTGCTGATTTTGGAGTTGCTGGGCAGCTAACAGACACACAAATTAAGAGAAATACCTTTGTTGGAACCCCATTTTGGATGGCCCCTGAAGTTATTCAGCAGTCAGCATATGATTCAAAA GCTGACATATGGTCACTGGGCATCACTGCAATTGAACTGGCCAAGGGGGAGCCTCCCAACTCGGATATGCATCCAATGAGAGTTCTGTTCCTCATTCCGAAAAACAATCCTCCCACTTTATTAGGAGACTTCAGTAAACCTTTTAAAGAATTCATTGATGCATGTCTAAATAAAGACCCAACATTT CGCCCCACTGCAAAAGAACTTCTGAAGCACAAATTCATTATGAAAAATGCCAAGAAGACTTCCTATCTGACAGAGCTGATTGATAGGTTTAAGAGGTGGAAAGCAGAGGGACATAGTAGTGATGAAAGTGATTCCGATGGTTCAGATTC GGAGTCcagcaacaaagaaaataattctcacCCTGAGTGGAGCTTTACTACAGTTCGGAAGAAGCCGGATGCAAAAAAGCTCCAGAATGGGACG GATCAGGATCTTGTTAAAACCCTGAGTTGTTTAACTATGATAATCACCCCTGTGTTTGCTGAG CTCAAGCAGCAGGACACAAATAATGCTAATAGAAAGAAAGCAATTGAGGAACTTGAGAAAAGCATCAATGTGGCAGAAGCAACATGTCCAGGGATCACAGATAAGATGGTGAAGAAACTTATGGAGAAATTTCAGAA ATTTTCTGTTAATGACTCATCCTAA
- the FRMD7 gene encoding FERM domain-containing protein 7 isoform X1, which translates to MLHLKVQFLDDSQKIFVVDQKSCGKGLFNLTCSHLNLVEKEYFGLEFHSQAGNQVWLEPLKPITKQVKNPKEVLFKFMVKFFPVDPGHLREELTRYLFTLQIKKDLAQGRLPCSDKSAALLVSHLLQSELGDFHEETDQQHLATHRYLPNQEYLDNKIMHYHRRHRGKTPAQSDVQLLDVARKLEMYGIRLHPASDGEGTQINLAVTHMGVLVLRGNTKINTFNWSKIRKLSFKRKHFLIKLHANISPLCKDTLEFTMVSRDTCKAFWKTCVEYHAFFRLSEEPKSKPKALLCSKGSSFRYSGRTQRQLLEHGRKAKMKSLPFERKHYTSHYDERQCRSSPDLLTDVSKQVEELRLAYGSRGSYHANGVHGSEPSLDSRRRSSTMEVTFATELDLSKPEASPTFLPHSKSSSAFPLLYAELEMERAWEPIDLFGATNPLTSFRPHHQFAGNSKSTSVGNMREVSARPLVYTDVPCPLPVVALAPPGLFYLDKALQSPFPALDPGEHTAGPAGASGPVAAKPPAQSLSGVRVGQLHGEAAGTAMGTGMVGENRSLARSFDYGLQEQPPKRSWSQSDMKTIRFPYGSEFRPLGPCPALSSRKGGVFWHVPARQGLAPGLRCSTERYLGSSTESSDSDSDLLAADYCSLYGRVLRSPMARVRLSSGSLQLSEEDEEVSSATSAAEERISRGASKYFT; encoded by the exons ATGCTGCACCTGAAAGTCCAGTTCCTGGATGATTCCCAGAAGATCTTTGTAGTTGAT CAAAAATCCTGTGGGAAAGGGCTCTTCAACCTCACCTGCAGCCACCTCAACCTCGTGGAGAAGGAATACTTTGGGCTGGAGtttcacagccaggctgggaaccAG GTCTGGTTGGAACCACTAAAACCCATAACAAAGCAAGTTAAAA ATCCTAAGGAGGTTCTTTTCAAATTTATGGTGAAATTTTTCCCAGTGGACCCTGGCCACCTGAGAGAAGAACTGACCAG GTACCTCTTCACCCTCCAGATCAAGAAGGACCTGGCCCAGGGGCGGCTGCCCTGCAGTGACAAGAGCGCGGCGCTGCTCGTCTCCCACCTGCTGCAGT CCGAGCTGGGCGACTTCCACGAGGAGACAGACCAGCAGCACCTGGCCACACACAGGTACCTGCCCAACCAGGAGTACCTGGACAACAAGATCATGCACTACCACCGCAGGCACAG AGGGAAGACGCCGGCCCAGTCGGATGTTCAGCTGCTGGACGTGGCCAGGAAGCTGGAGATGTACGGGATCCGCCTGCACCCCGCCAGCGACGGCGAGGGGACACAGATCAACCTGGCCGTGACACACAtgggggtgctggtgctgcGG GGCAATACAAAGATCAACACCTTCAACTGGTCCAAAATTCGCAAACTGAGTTTCAAGAGGAAGCATTTTCTCATCAAGCTCCATGCAAACATCTCT CCACTGTGCAAGGACACGCTGGAGTTCACTATggtgagcagggacacctgcaaGGCCTTCTGGAAGACATGTGTGGAGTACCATGCCTTCTTCAGACTCTCTGAAGAGCCCAAGTCAAAGCCCAAAGCCCTTCTGTGCAGCAAAGGTTCCAGCTTCCGCTACAG TGGGAGGACTCAGcggcagctgctggagcacgGGAGGAAGGCAAAGATGAAGAGCCTGCCCTTCGAGAG GAAACACTACACATCCCACTACGATGAGAGGCAGTGCCGCTCCTCCCCGGACCTCCTGACAGATGTATCAAAGCAG GTGGAGGAGCTGCGCCTGGCCTATGGCAGCCGGGGCTCCTACCACGCCAACGGAGTGCATGGCTCCGAGCCCAGCCTGGACAGCCGGCGCCGCAGCTCCACCATGGAGGTGACGTTTGCCACTGAGCTGGACCTCTCCAAGCCCGAAGCATCCCCCACCTTCCTGCCCCACTCCAAAAGCTCATCTGCCTTCCCCCTGCTCTACGCCGAGCTGGAGATGGAGCGGGCGTGGGAGCCCATCGACCTCTTTGGAGCCACGAATCCCTTAACATCCTTTCGGCCCCACCACCAGTTCGCTGGGAACAGTAAAAGCACCTCTGTGGGCAACATGCGGGAAGTGAGCGCCCGACCGCTGGTGTACACGGATGtgccctgtcccctgcctgtGGTGGCTCTGGCCCCCCCTGGGCTCTTCTATCTGGACAAGGCTCTGCAGTCCCCATTCCCTGCGCTGGACCCTGGTGAGCACACAGCAGGACCGGCTGGTGCAAGTGGCCCCGTGGCAGCAAAACCCCCTGCACAGAGCCTGAGCGGGGTCCGGGTTGGGCAGCTCCATGGTGAGGCTGCCGGCACAGCCATGGGCACGGGCATGGTGGGGGAGAACAGGTCACTGGCTCGCTCCTTCGATTACGGCCTTCAGGAGCAGCCTCCCAAGCGGTCTTGGAGTCAGTCGGACATGAAAACCATCCGCTTCCCCTACGGCTCCGAGTTCAGGCCCCTGGGGCCGTGCCCTGCGCTGAGCAGTCGGAAAGGGGGTGTTTTTTGGCACGTCCCAGCCCGGCAAGGGCTGGCTCCAGGGCTGCGGTGCTCCACCGAGCGCtacctgggcagcagcaccgAGTCCAGCGACTCTGACTCGGACCTGCTGGCCGCTGACTACTGCTCCCTGTACGGCCGCGTGCTGCGCTCGCCCATGGCCCGCGTGCGGCTCTCCTCGGGCAGCCTCCAACTGagtgaggaggatgaggaggtgTCCTCTGCCACCAGTGCTGCTGAAGAGAGGATTTCCAGAGGGGCCTCCAAGTATTTCACCTAG
- the FRMD7 gene encoding FERM domain-containing protein 7 isoform X2, with translation MLHLKVQFLDDSQKIFVVDQKSCGKGLFNLTCSHLNLVEKEYFGLEFHSQAGNQVWLEPLKPITKQVKMDPGHLREELTRYLFTLQIKKDLAQGRLPCSDKSAALLVSHLLQSELGDFHEETDQQHLATHRYLPNQEYLDNKIMHYHRRHRGKTPAQSDVQLLDVARKLEMYGIRLHPASDGEGTQINLAVTHMGVLVLRGNTKINTFNWSKIRKLSFKRKHFLIKLHANISPLCKDTLEFTMVSRDTCKAFWKTCVEYHAFFRLSEEPKSKPKALLCSKGSSFRYSGRTQRQLLEHGRKAKMKSLPFERKHYTSHYDERQCRSSPDLLTDVSKQVEELRLAYGSRGSYHANGVHGSEPSLDSRRRSSTMEVTFATELDLSKPEASPTFLPHSKSSSAFPLLYAELEMERAWEPIDLFGATNPLTSFRPHHQFAGNSKSTSVGNMREVSARPLVYTDVPCPLPVVALAPPGLFYLDKALQSPFPALDPGEHTAGPAGASGPVAAKPPAQSLSGVRVGQLHGEAAGTAMGTGMVGENRSLARSFDYGLQEQPPKRSWSQSDMKTIRFPYGSEFRPLGPCPALSSRKGGVFWHVPARQGLAPGLRCSTERYLGSSTESSDSDSDLLAADYCSLYGRVLRSPMARVRLSSGSLQLSEEDEEVSSATSAAEERISRGASKYFT, from the exons ATGCTGCACCTGAAAGTCCAGTTCCTGGATGATTCCCAGAAGATCTTTGTAGTTGAT CAAAAATCCTGTGGGAAAGGGCTCTTCAACCTCACCTGCAGCCACCTCAACCTCGTGGAGAAGGAATACTTTGGGCTGGAGtttcacagccaggctgggaaccAG GTCTGGTTGGAACCACTAAAACCCATAACAAAGCAAGTTAAAA TGGACCCTGGCCACCTGAGAGAAGAACTGACCAG GTACCTCTTCACCCTCCAGATCAAGAAGGACCTGGCCCAGGGGCGGCTGCCCTGCAGTGACAAGAGCGCGGCGCTGCTCGTCTCCCACCTGCTGCAGT CCGAGCTGGGCGACTTCCACGAGGAGACAGACCAGCAGCACCTGGCCACACACAGGTACCTGCCCAACCAGGAGTACCTGGACAACAAGATCATGCACTACCACCGCAGGCACAG AGGGAAGACGCCGGCCCAGTCGGATGTTCAGCTGCTGGACGTGGCCAGGAAGCTGGAGATGTACGGGATCCGCCTGCACCCCGCCAGCGACGGCGAGGGGACACAGATCAACCTGGCCGTGACACACAtgggggtgctggtgctgcGG GGCAATACAAAGATCAACACCTTCAACTGGTCCAAAATTCGCAAACTGAGTTTCAAGAGGAAGCATTTTCTCATCAAGCTCCATGCAAACATCTCT CCACTGTGCAAGGACACGCTGGAGTTCACTATggtgagcagggacacctgcaaGGCCTTCTGGAAGACATGTGTGGAGTACCATGCCTTCTTCAGACTCTCTGAAGAGCCCAAGTCAAAGCCCAAAGCCCTTCTGTGCAGCAAAGGTTCCAGCTTCCGCTACAG TGGGAGGACTCAGcggcagctgctggagcacgGGAGGAAGGCAAAGATGAAGAGCCTGCCCTTCGAGAG GAAACACTACACATCCCACTACGATGAGAGGCAGTGCCGCTCCTCCCCGGACCTCCTGACAGATGTATCAAAGCAG GTGGAGGAGCTGCGCCTGGCCTATGGCAGCCGGGGCTCCTACCACGCCAACGGAGTGCATGGCTCCGAGCCCAGCCTGGACAGCCGGCGCCGCAGCTCCACCATGGAGGTGACGTTTGCCACTGAGCTGGACCTCTCCAAGCCCGAAGCATCCCCCACCTTCCTGCCCCACTCCAAAAGCTCATCTGCCTTCCCCCTGCTCTACGCCGAGCTGGAGATGGAGCGGGCGTGGGAGCCCATCGACCTCTTTGGAGCCACGAATCCCTTAACATCCTTTCGGCCCCACCACCAGTTCGCTGGGAACAGTAAAAGCACCTCTGTGGGCAACATGCGGGAAGTGAGCGCCCGACCGCTGGTGTACACGGATGtgccctgtcccctgcctgtGGTGGCTCTGGCCCCCCCTGGGCTCTTCTATCTGGACAAGGCTCTGCAGTCCCCATTCCCTGCGCTGGACCCTGGTGAGCACACAGCAGGACCGGCTGGTGCAAGTGGCCCCGTGGCAGCAAAACCCCCTGCACAGAGCCTGAGCGGGGTCCGGGTTGGGCAGCTCCATGGTGAGGCTGCCGGCACAGCCATGGGCACGGGCATGGTGGGGGAGAACAGGTCACTGGCTCGCTCCTTCGATTACGGCCTTCAGGAGCAGCCTCCCAAGCGGTCTTGGAGTCAGTCGGACATGAAAACCATCCGCTTCCCCTACGGCTCCGAGTTCAGGCCCCTGGGGCCGTGCCCTGCGCTGAGCAGTCGGAAAGGGGGTGTTTTTTGGCACGTCCCAGCCCGGCAAGGGCTGGCTCCAGGGCTGCGGTGCTCCACCGAGCGCtacctgggcagcagcaccgAGTCCAGCGACTCTGACTCGGACCTGCTGGCCGCTGACTACTGCTCCCTGTACGGCCGCGTGCTGCGCTCGCCCATGGCCCGCGTGCGGCTCTCCTCGGGCAGCCTCCAACTGagtgaggaggatgaggaggtgTCCTCTGCCACCAGTGCTGCTGAAGAGAGGATTTCCAGAGGGGCCTCCAAGTATTTCACCTAG
- the STK26 gene encoding serine/threonine-protein kinase 26 isoform X2 has translation MNHRADPEELFTKLERIGKGSFGEVFKGIDNRTQQVVAIKIIDLEEAEDEIEDIQQEITVLSQCDSPYVTKYYGSYLKGTKLWIIMEYLGGGSALDLLRAGPFDEFQIATMLKEILKGLDYLHSEKKIHRDIKAANVLLSEQGDVKLADFGVAGQLTDTQIKRNTFVGTPFWMAPEVIQQSAYDSKADIWSLGITAIELAKGEPPNSDMHPMRVLFLIPKNNPPTLLGDFSKPFKEFIDACLNKDPTFRPTAKELLKHKFIMKNAKKTSYLTELIDRFKRWKAEGHSSDESDSDGSDSESSNKENNSHPEWSFTTVRKKPDAKKLQNGTDQDLVKTLSCLTMIITPVFAELKQQDTNNANRKKAIEELEKSINVAEATCPGITDKMVKKLMEKFQKFSVNDSS, from the exons aacCACAGAGCAGACCCAGAAGAGCTATTCACAAAATTGGAACGCATTGGGAAGGGTTCCTTTGGTGAGGTCTTCAAAGGAATTGATAATCGGACGCAGCAAGTGGTTGCCATAAAAATCATAGACCTTGAGGAAGCAGAAGATGAAATAGAAGATATACAGCAAGAGATAACTGTTTTAAGTCAGTGTGATAGTCCTTATGTAACAAAATACTATGGATCATATTTAAAG GGCACAAAACTATGGATAATAATGGAATACTTGGGTGGAGGGTCAGCTTTGGATCTT CTGCGTGCTGGCCCATTTGATGAGTTCCAGATTGCTACTATGCTAAAGGAAATCTTGAAAGGTCTTGACTACCTAcactcagagaagaaaattcacAGGGATATAAAAG CTGCCAATGTCTTGTTATCAGAACAAGGCGATGTTAAGCTTGCTGATTTTGGAGTTGCTGGGCAGCTAACAGACACACAAATTAAGAGAAATACCTTTGTTGGAACCCCATTTTGGATGGCCCCTGAAGTTATTCAGCAGTCAGCATATGATTCAAAA GCTGACATATGGTCACTGGGCATCACTGCAATTGAACTGGCCAAGGGGGAGCCTCCCAACTCGGATATGCATCCAATGAGAGTTCTGTTCCTCATTCCGAAAAACAATCCTCCCACTTTATTAGGAGACTTCAGTAAACCTTTTAAAGAATTCATTGATGCATGTCTAAATAAAGACCCAACATTT CGCCCCACTGCAAAAGAACTTCTGAAGCACAAATTCATTATGAAAAATGCCAAGAAGACTTCCTATCTGACAGAGCTGATTGATAGGTTTAAGAGGTGGAAAGCAGAGGGACATAGTAGTGATGAAAGTGATTCCGATGGTTCAGATTC GGAGTCcagcaacaaagaaaataattctcacCCTGAGTGGAGCTTTACTACAGTTCGGAAGAAGCCGGATGCAAAAAAGCTCCAGAATGGGACG GATCAGGATCTTGTTAAAACCCTGAGTTGTTTAACTATGATAATCACCCCTGTGTTTGCTGAG CTCAAGCAGCAGGACACAAATAATGCTAATAGAAAGAAAGCAATTGAGGAACTTGAGAAAAGCATCAATGTGGCAGAAGCAACATGTCCAGGGATCACAGATAAGATGGTGAAGAAACTTATGGAGAAATTTCAGAA ATTTTCTGTTAATGACTCATCCTAA